One genomic window of Malaciobacter molluscorum LMG 25693 includes the following:
- a CDS encoding DEAD/DEAH box helicase, with protein MTYNKGKEKRQLSNLKNTDKFKDTFYKLIQNDKDITKENQEYILLCAILFFNFYNKDKRYKSYFKLAYYIVLKYSLLFKDMRPLYDISLQIGFYPICKTIVDNQSLSLNSISEVISHKILESKFINEQDKYVETLEQSNSIKKLLQSDSNSLSFIAPTSFGKSSLISTFIRKKQYSKIGIIVPSKSLIIQTFKNIKELKLDYKLILHDEMYQNQKRFIGILTQERATRLLNKGVFFEILFIDEAHKIFEQRRDDSRSLILSRLIKMNKIKNENQKVIYLSPLIEDSNNLKQNRNERIDTYEIEHNLKCDDIYFFKNNTVSMYDKFTGEFLEPYLSNIDEFTYIKSSSKNKNFIFHYSPYKIELFANDLKKQAIFENIVIDTSIQKIIDTLADEVHSGFYINELLEKGIIYIHAKMPNIIKEYLEHQFKEIDSFKYIIANSVILEGINLPIDNLYILSTDYQNGKDLVNLIGRVNRLSYVFKENNLSKLVSNIHFVNTDIYRGRSGMENHINYLRNHSFSDEIKNPLLSQYDIDKLKFLKTEYETKEEVKEKKRKNDKEIVEKTNFLLDENIALSFKDVVKKYFIQNNIDDFYDNLDYVCGFIENKINSFRNNDSFRNIDLVLKVYNIFIHGLENNITDFEIERLKNEKAYKYYKNYLEKMQKLTLKKNINSTYSYFKEKANSTDTLLFIGSTYGEVKKESKKYNHKDYRLREVYVDLSKYNNDTKEDNAKLINLAIVKLKIEEDFVSFKLNKLINFLYDFELISESEYNINTYGTNDEKLINFSKMGLNVNIISKLIKDKQYTNLKLDENGNFIPINGFLRYLENQPELFKFEVKKYL; from the coding sequence ATGACATATAATAAAGGAAAAGAAAAAAGACAATTAAGTAACTTAAAGAATACCGATAAATTTAAAGATACTTTTTATAAATTAATTCAGAATGATAAAGATATTACGAAGGAAAATCAAGAGTATATTTTATTATGTGCAATTTTATTTTTTAATTTTTATAATAAAGATAAAAGGTATAAAAGTTATTTTAAATTAGCATATTATATTGTTTTAAAATATTCATTATTATTTAAAGATATGAGACCTTTATATGATATTAGTTTACAAATAGGGTTTTATCCTATTTGTAAAACAATAGTAGATAATCAAAGTTTATCATTAAATAGTATATCAGAGGTTATTAGTCATAAAATCCTAGAATCAAAGTTTATAAATGAACAAGATAAATATGTAGAAACATTAGAACAAAGTAATTCAATAAAAAAACTATTACAAAGTGACTCAAATAGTCTCAGTTTTATTGCACCAACATCTTTTGGAAAAAGTTCTTTAATTTCTACGTTTATTAGAAAAAAACAATATTCTAAAATTGGAATTATAGTACCTTCTAAATCTTTAATTATTCAAACATTTAAAAACATTAAAGAATTAAAATTAGATTATAAACTTATTTTGCATGATGAAATGTATCAAAACCAAAAAAGATTTATTGGAATATTAACACAAGAAAGAGCTACAAGATTACTTAATAAAGGTGTTTTTTTCGAAATATTATTTATAGATGAAGCACATAAAATATTTGAACAGAGACGTGATGATTCAAGAAGTTTAATTTTATCTCGGTTAATTAAAATGAATAAGATTAAAAATGAAAACCAAAAGGTTATATATTTATCACCTTTAATTGAAGATAGTAATAATCTTAAACAAAATAGAAATGAAAGAATAGATACTTATGAAATAGAACATAATTTAAAATGTGATGATATATATTTTTTTAAAAATAATACAGTATCAATGTATGACAAGTTTACAGGAGAGTTTCTAGAACCATATTTGTCTAATATAGATGAATTTACATATATAAAAAGTTCATCAAAAAATAAAAATTTTATTTTTCATTATAGTCCATATAAAATAGAATTGTTTGCTAATGACTTGAAAAAGCAGGCTATATTTGAAAATATAGTAATTGATACATCTATACAAAAAATTATAGATACTTTAGCGGATGAAGTACATTCTGGTTTCTATATAAATGAATTACTTGAAAAAGGGATTATTTATATTCATGCAAAAATGCCAAATATAATAAAGGAATATTTGGAACATCAATTTAAAGAGATTGACAGTTTCAAATATATAATTGCTAATAGTGTAATACTTGAAGGTATTAATCTTCCTATAGATAACTTATATATTTTGAGTACGGATTATCAAAATGGGAAAGATTTAGTAAATTTAATTGGACGAGTGAATAGACTTAGTTATGTTTTTAAAGAAAATAATTTAAGTAAACTAGTTTCAAATATACATTTTGTAAATACAGATATATATAGAGGTCGTTCAGGTATGGAAAATCATATCAATTATTTAAGAAATCATAGCTTTTCTGATGAGATTAAAAATCCTTTACTATCTCAATATGATATTGATAAATTAAAGTTTTTAAAAACTGAATATGAAACAAAAGAAGAAGTAAAAGAAAAAAAAAGAAAGAATGATAAAGAAATAGTAGAAAAAACTAATTTTTTATTAGATGAAAATATAGCATTGTCTTTTAAAGATGTAGTAAAAAAATATTTTATACAAAATAATATTGACGATTTTTATGATAATTTAGATTACGTATGTGGTTTTATAGAGAATAAAATTAACAGTTTTAGAAACAATGATAGTTTTAGAAATATAGATTTAGTATTAAAAGTCTATAATATTTTCATTCATGGTTTAGAAAATAATATTACTGATTTTGAGATAGAACGACTTAAAAATGAAAAAGCATATAAATATTATAAAAACTATTTAGAAAAAATGCAAAAATTAACATTAAAAAAGAATATAAATAGTACATACTCATATTTTAAAGAGAAAGCTAATTCAACAGATACTTTATTGTTTATTGGAAGTACTTATGGTGAAGTTAAAAAAGAATCAAAAAAATATAATCATAAAGACTATAGATTAAGAGAAGTTTATGTTGATTTGTCAAAATATAATAATGATACAAAAGAAGATAATGCAAAACTAATAAACTTAGCAATAGTAAAGTTAAAGATAGAAGAAGATTTTGTTAGTTTTAAATTAAATAAATTAATAAACTTTTTATATGATTTTGAATTAATTAGTGAAAGTGAATATAATATTAATACTTATGGTACAAATGACGAAAAATTAATTAATTTCTCAAAAATGGGTCTGAATGTTAATATTATTAGTAAATTAATTAAAGATAAACAATATACAAATTTAAAATTAGATGAAAATGGAAATTTTATTCCTATAAATGGTTTTCTAAGATATTTAGAAAATCAACCAGAGTTGTTTAAATTTGAAGTTAAAAAGTATTTATAA